In Taeniopygia guttata chromosome 34, bTaeGut7.mat, whole genome shotgun sequence, a genomic segment contains:
- the LOC140681311 gene encoding hydrocephalus-inducing protein-like has protein sequence MFTVSPCSGSISPGGQQKISVECLARQEGACEKQLYVDITGRDPKDNPLGIPFTLIAKSCLPALVQDVTSIFEDFPICSSSDLVQKMQSVKGAGLFVTDENRFLFSNIQVGREAEAHFSIYNARHLPCDVVLSIKPLSGEEKSPIENIFKLYPVKMSIPGSSYAIATVTFTPPEEQNYNCTFKASLVIPKG, from the exons ATGTTCACGGTGTCCCCCTGCTCCGGTTCCATCAGTCCCGGGGGCCAGCAGAAGATCTCAGTGGAATGCCTTGCCAGGCAGGAGGGGGCGTGTGAGAAGCAGCTCTACGTTGACATCACGGGCAGAGACCCCAAGGACAATCCCCTCGGCATTCCCTTTACCCTGATTGCCAAGTCCTGCCTCCCAG CACTTGTTCAGGACGTCACATCAATCTTTGAGGACTTCCcgatctgcagcagcagcgacCTCGTCCAGAAGATGCAGTCGGTGAAAGGCGCCGGCCTGTTCGTCACAGATGAGAACAGATTCCTCTTCAGCAATATTCAGGTTGGGCGAGAGGCTGAAGCTCATTTCAGTATCTACAACGCACGCCATCTGCCATGTGACGTGGTCCTCTCCATCAAACCGCTGTCTGGAGAG GAAAAAAGCCCTATCGAAAACATTTTCAAGTTGTATCCAGTCAAGATGTCCATTCCCGGCTCATCCTATGCCATTGCTACGGTGACCTTCACCCCACCAGAGGAGCAGAACTACAACTGCACTTTCAAGGCTTCTCTTGTCATCCCAAAAGGGTAA